In Luteibacter mycovicinus, a genomic segment contains:
- a CDS encoding recombinase family protein: MDGLIGMSKNAKVYSYLRFSDAKQSAGSSADRQSQYAERWARERGLVLDQALSLRDEGLSAYHQRHIKQGALGVFLRAIDEGKIAPGSFLVVEGLDRLSRTAPLSAQAQLAQVVNAGITVVTASDGKEYSREGLTANPMDLIYSLLVMIRAHEESDTKSKRVRAAIRRQCDGWQAGTFRGVIRNGKDPQWVRLVDGAWEFVPERLEAVRLAIRLFLDGHGAAKIIDRLNDAGLAVSARTAASNLYKLLRLPALVGAKTLNVGDSEYRLEGYYPRVLTDEAFTDLQVALTQRGRRKGKGEIPGIITGLRVSYCGYCGSAMVGQNLTSRRRDDRGKVLDGHRRIACCSDQAGRRCPVKGGSTSVAPIERALLTYCADQINLNALLDRTAQDGPARQHVATARAKEAECERKLQRLTDVLLQDDEAPPPTLLRQIRNIEAELVSVRGTLSAAEGELSMLSRKTPAAAQAWAELVEAVKSQDYDARLKARQLVADTFSRIVVYRRGIHLDSDESGKVLDLVIIPHGGAARVLRVNRKSGEWIAGEDVSLDQPLD; this comes from the coding sequence ATGGACGGGTTAATCGGCATGTCTAAAAACGCGAAAGTATACAGCTATTTACGATTCAGCGACGCAAAGCAGTCCGCCGGCAGCAGTGCAGATCGACAGTCGCAATACGCGGAACGCTGGGCACGCGAGCGCGGCCTCGTGCTCGACCAGGCCCTCTCGCTGCGTGATGAGGGCCTGAGCGCATACCACCAGCGGCACATCAAGCAGGGGGCGCTCGGCGTGTTCCTCCGCGCTATCGACGAGGGCAAGATCGCCCCGGGTTCCTTCCTCGTGGTGGAAGGCCTCGATCGGCTGAGCCGTACCGCTCCCCTCTCGGCGCAAGCCCAACTCGCCCAAGTCGTCAATGCTGGCATCACCGTTGTGACAGCGAGCGACGGAAAGGAATACAGCCGGGAAGGCCTCACCGCCAACCCGATGGACCTGATCTATAGCCTGCTCGTGATGATCCGCGCCCACGAGGAAAGCGATACCAAGAGTAAGCGTGTGCGTGCTGCGATTCGCCGGCAGTGCGACGGCTGGCAGGCTGGAACGTTTCGCGGCGTCATACGCAACGGCAAAGATCCGCAGTGGGTCCGTCTGGTCGACGGCGCCTGGGAGTTCGTGCCGGAGCGGCTGGAGGCGGTACGCTTGGCCATCCGACTGTTCCTGGATGGTCACGGCGCAGCCAAGATCATTGACCGGCTTAACGACGCTGGCCTTGCGGTCAGCGCGCGCACGGCGGCGTCGAACCTGTACAAGTTGCTCCGGCTCCCAGCGCTGGTAGGCGCAAAGACCTTGAACGTCGGGGATTCCGAGTATCGACTTGAGGGCTATTACCCGCGTGTGCTGACCGACGAGGCGTTCACCGATCTGCAGGTGGCGCTCACCCAGCGCGGCCGCCGCAAGGGTAAGGGTGAAATCCCAGGCATCATCACTGGCCTGCGCGTGAGCTACTGCGGGTATTGCGGATCCGCGATGGTCGGACAAAACCTGACAAGCCGCCGACGCGACGACCGCGGCAAGGTGCTCGATGGCCACCGTCGCATTGCCTGTTGCTCCGACCAGGCCGGCCGACGTTGCCCGGTCAAAGGCGGCAGCACGAGCGTTGCCCCGATCGAGCGCGCTCTGCTCACGTACTGCGCCGACCAGATCAACCTGAACGCCCTACTCGACCGAACCGCTCAGGATGGGCCGGCGCGGCAACACGTGGCCACCGCGCGCGCGAAGGAGGCCGAATGCGAGAGGAAGCTCCAGCGGTTGACCGACGTGCTGCTGCAAGACGACGAGGCGCCGCCGCCGACGTTACTACGGCAGATCCGCAACATCGAGGCCGAACTTGTGTCGGTCCGCGGCACTCTTTCGGCGGCCGAGGGAGAACTGTCGATGTTGTCGCGTAAGACCCCTGCTGCGGCACAGGCGTGGGCGGAGCTCGTGGAGGCGGTAAAGTCCCAGGACTATGACGCGAGGCTCAAGGCACGCCAGCTGGTGGCAGACACCTTTTCGCGCATCGTGGTCTATCGCCGCGGCATTCACCTCGACAGCGACGAAAGCGGCAAGGTGCTGGACTTGGTAATCATCCCGCATGGTGGCGCCGCAAGAGTGTTGCGCGTCAACCGCAAAAGTGGCGAATGGATCGCTGGCGAAGACGTCTCGCTCGACCAGCCACTGGACTGA
- a CDS encoding terminase large subunit domain-containing protein, with protein MLPTVPDIDPRRLARHLFFAGHGVTAIADRLGEPRSTVESWKQREGWASATPLQRTEDCLDARLCMLILKEDKSPHDFKEIDLLGRQMERLARVRRYEAPGGHEGDLNPAVANRNKDPKRKAEPNAFTPEQIAKLREAFFEASYDYQRHWYQAGQNERTRIILKSRQIGATYYFAREALIDALETGRNQIFLSASRSQANVFRGYQQDFVREVLDMNLAGGRDRPIKLGNGAELYYLGTNSRTAQGYHGNLYFDEFFWVHSFEQLEKLASGMAMHKKWRETYFSTPSALSHDAYPFWSGAQYNASRAKADRIDIDVSHRALAKGMRCADGMYRQIVTIEDAVAGGCDLFDLEQLRRRYSDEKFRQLLMCEFIDDAAAAFTFALIKRCMVDTWDVWDDVRFEAPRIIGDAPVGIGFDPSKGTAGGDPSGCTVTALPTQSDERFRVLEKFQWAGQDFDAQATSIKALTERYNVADIAIDTTGMGIGVYQLVRQFFPAARAIQYSPEVKARMVMKATDVMNKGRLEWDAGWTDLAAAFMAIRKTMTASGRHVTFEAGRSEAVGHADLAWAVMHTLIHEPLEGRSASNQSFMEIYD; from the coding sequence ATGCTGCCCACCGTTCCCGACATCGATCCGCGCCGCCTGGCACGCCACCTGTTCTTCGCCGGTCACGGCGTGACGGCGATCGCCGATCGCCTAGGCGAGCCACGTTCGACGGTGGAGTCATGGAAACAACGGGAGGGTTGGGCATCGGCGACACCGCTACAGCGGACGGAGGATTGCCTCGACGCCCGCCTGTGCATGCTCATCCTGAAAGAGGACAAGTCGCCTCACGACTTCAAGGAAATCGACCTGCTCGGGCGGCAGATGGAACGTCTGGCTCGCGTGCGTCGCTATGAGGCACCTGGCGGACACGAGGGCGACCTCAACCCTGCCGTCGCCAACCGAAACAAGGATCCAAAGCGCAAAGCCGAGCCAAACGCGTTCACGCCCGAACAGATTGCCAAGCTGCGCGAGGCCTTTTTTGAGGCCAGCTACGACTATCAGCGGCACTGGTACCAGGCCGGGCAGAACGAGCGGACGCGGATCATTCTGAAATCGCGCCAGATTGGCGCGACGTACTACTTTGCCCGCGAGGCGTTGATCGACGCGCTGGAGACGGGCCGAAACCAGATTTTCCTGTCCGCCAGCCGATCGCAGGCCAACGTCTTCCGCGGTTACCAGCAGGACTTTGTGCGCGAAGTGCTGGACATGAATCTTGCCGGCGGCCGCGACCGGCCCATCAAGCTAGGCAACGGCGCGGAGCTGTACTACCTGGGCACCAACTCCCGCACCGCTCAGGGCTACCACGGCAACCTGTACTTCGATGAATTTTTCTGGGTGCACTCGTTCGAACAGCTGGAAAAGCTCGCCTCGGGCATGGCGATGCATAAGAAGTGGCGGGAGACCTACTTCTCGACGCCCTCGGCGCTCAGCCACGATGCCTATCCGTTCTGGAGCGGCGCGCAGTACAACGCCAGCCGCGCGAAGGCCGATCGCATCGATATCGACGTCAGCCATCGCGCCCTGGCGAAGGGCATGCGCTGCGCCGATGGCATGTACCGCCAAATCGTCACGATCGAAGACGCCGTGGCCGGTGGCTGCGATCTTTTCGACTTGGAACAGCTGCGCCGCCGCTACAGCGACGAGAAGTTTCGCCAGCTGCTCATGTGCGAGTTCATTGACGACGCGGCGGCGGCATTCACCTTCGCGCTCATCAAGCGATGCATGGTGGACACTTGGGACGTCTGGGACGACGTTCGCTTCGAGGCACCGCGGATCATCGGCGACGCCCCCGTGGGCATCGGCTTCGATCCTTCCAAGGGCACCGCCGGCGGTGATCCGTCGGGATGCACGGTGACGGCGCTCCCGACGCAGAGCGATGAGCGATTCCGGGTGCTGGAGAAATTTCAGTGGGCCGGGCAGGACTTCGACGCGCAGGCCACCTCCATCAAGGCGCTGACCGAGCGTTACAACGTCGCCGATATCGCAATCGACACCACCGGCATGGGCATCGGTGTTTACCAGCTCGTGCGCCAGTTCTTCCCCGCGGCCCGAGCGATCCAGTACTCGCCTGAGGTCAAGGCGCGGATGGTCATGAAGGCGACCGACGTGATGAACAAGGGGCGCCTGGAGTGGGACGCCGGTTGGACCGACCTCGCCGCGGCGTTTATGGCCATCCGCAAAACCATGACGGCCAGCGGCCGCCATGTGACGTTTGAAGCAGGTCGCTCCGAGGCGGTCGGCCACGCTGACCTCGCCTGGGCGGTCATGCACACCCTTATTCACGAGCCGCTCGAAGGTCGATCGGCATCCAACCAGAGCTTTATGGAGATTTACGACTGA
- a CDS encoding serine hydrolase domain-containing protein has protein sequence MICPEASTDMLSSSQRGLDAEALRRLDASIQSDIDQGKNYAASILVARGGTIGHRRTFGEVSPGRAAAADDVYLMMSLSKSFNAALVLRAVDQGRFSLDTRVAEFLPTFAAGGKARVTVRMLLTHTAGTFPGMAPPGLAPTDLGNLAKFVDVVSAIPAANTPGERVVYNTAASYAVLGQLLVVTDPAGRSFRQIAKEDLFDPLGMFDTCYGLSQHDPRRVPISYTPAQTSDASIAAMKAMNAAFVEGAEIPAGSAFGTVDDVFRFAETWRQGGTSNGYRLLSPALLRYARQIHTGNMSNGAWDFYREAHGLPDYPANFSLLGGYVRGEGFFENGAGYTASPDTFYAVGGGTTMWLVDPERDLTFVFLSAGFIDGLAHFDRLRRLSDLALSACV, from the coding sequence ATGATCTGTCCCGAAGCTTCCACAGACATGCTTTCAAGCTCGCAACGCGGCCTCGACGCTGAGGCGCTTCGGAGGCTTGACGCCAGCATTCAGTCGGATATCGATCAAGGAAAAAATTACGCCGCGTCCATCCTCGTCGCGCGTGGGGGCACCATTGGCCATCGAAGGACCTTCGGCGAGGTTTCGCCCGGTCGGGCAGCAGCGGCAGACGACGTATACCTCATGATGTCGCTATCAAAGTCGTTCAACGCCGCGCTGGTATTGCGGGCTGTGGACCAAGGCCGCTTCAGTCTCGACACCCGGGTTGCTGAATTCTTGCCGACGTTCGCAGCAGGCGGTAAGGCACGCGTCACCGTCCGCATGCTGCTGACCCATACTGCTGGAACGTTTCCCGGCATGGCACCTCCAGGATTGGCGCCTACTGATCTGGGTAATCTCGCAAAATTTGTCGATGTAGTTTCTGCCATCCCAGCAGCTAATACCCCGGGCGAACGCGTGGTTTACAACACCGCGGCGAGTTACGCCGTTCTTGGGCAACTGCTCGTTGTCACCGACCCTGCGGGACGAAGCTTCAGACAGATTGCAAAGGAGGACTTGTTCGATCCGCTCGGTATGTTTGATACGTGCTATGGCCTCTCTCAACACGACCCGCGTAGGGTGCCCATCTCGTATACGCCGGCCCAGACCTCGGATGCCTCAATCGCTGCGATGAAGGCGATGAATGCAGCCTTTGTAGAAGGTGCGGAGATTCCTGCGGGCAGCGCCTTTGGCACGGTGGACGACGTCTTTCGTTTTGCGGAGACTTGGCGTCAGGGCGGTACAAGCAACGGCTATCGTCTACTTTCCCCCGCGCTACTGCGGTACGCCCGGCAGATTCATACAGGTAACATGAGCAATGGCGCTTGGGACTTTTATCGTGAAGCTCACGGCCTTCCCGATTATCCCGCAAACTTCTCACTTTTAGGCGGATACGTACGAGGCGAGGGCTTTTTCGAAAACGGAGCGGGGTATACGGCCTCGCCTGACACCTTCTATGCGGTGGGCGGAGGAACTACGATGTGGTTGGTAGATCCGGAGCGCGATCTTACGTTCGTTTTTTTGAGCGCCGGGTTCATCGACGGCTTGGCGCATTTTGACCGCCTCCGACGGTTAAGCGATCTAGCCCTTTCGGCATGCGTTTGA
- the rimO gene encoding 30S ribosomal protein S12 methylthiotransferase RimO, with product MPINPSMNVAVRAPRIGIVSLGCPKALVDSERILTQLKVEGYEIVPSYGEADAVVVNTCGFIDSAVQESLDAIGEALHENGKVIVTGCLGKRSELIRESYPDVLSISGPQDYVSVMSAVHQAIPPTRNKFLDLVPDTGVKLTPKHYAYLKISEGCNHRCSFCIIPSMRGDLVSRPVDQVLMEAEKLARGGVKELLVISQDTSAYGVDVRYAEREWRGRSYRTRMTELCEGLSELGIWTRLHYVYPYPHVDEIMPLMADGKILPYLDIPFQHASPRILKLMKRPGNVDKTLERVQNWRRQVPDLTIRSTFIVGFPGETDQEFQELLGFLREAELDRVGAFAYSPVDGARANDLPGQIDEELKEDRLEQFMAVQAEISAAKLQRKVGRTIKVLVDEIDTDGAWGRSSADAPEIDGAVRIDDGQLLKPGQFVDVVVEEADAHDLYGRLA from the coding sequence ATGCCGATTAACCCGTCCATGAATGTCGCAGTGCGCGCACCTCGTATAGGTATAGTATCCCTCGGCTGTCCGAAAGCCCTCGTCGACTCCGAACGCATCCTCACCCAGCTGAAGGTCGAAGGCTACGAGATCGTGCCCAGCTACGGCGAGGCCGACGCGGTCGTCGTCAACACCTGCGGCTTCATCGATTCGGCCGTTCAGGAATCGCTCGATGCCATCGGAGAGGCGCTTCACGAGAACGGCAAGGTGATCGTCACCGGTTGCCTGGGTAAGCGTTCGGAGCTGATCCGTGAGAGCTACCCCGACGTCCTGTCCATCTCGGGCCCGCAGGATTACGTCAGCGTGATGAGCGCGGTGCATCAGGCCATTCCGCCGACGCGGAACAAGTTCCTCGATCTGGTGCCCGACACCGGCGTGAAGCTGACGCCCAAGCATTACGCGTACCTGAAGATTTCCGAGGGCTGCAATCACCGCTGCAGCTTCTGCATCATCCCGTCGATGCGTGGCGACCTCGTCAGCCGCCCGGTCGACCAGGTGCTGATGGAAGCCGAGAAGCTGGCCCGCGGCGGCGTGAAGGAGCTGCTGGTGATCTCGCAGGACACCAGCGCCTATGGCGTCGACGTGCGCTACGCCGAGCGCGAATGGCGTGGCAGGTCGTACCGCACGCGGATGACCGAGCTGTGCGAGGGCCTGTCCGAACTGGGCATCTGGACCCGGCTGCACTACGTCTACCCGTATCCGCACGTCGACGAAATCATGCCGCTGATGGCGGACGGCAAGATCCTTCCGTACCTCGACATCCCGTTCCAGCACGCCAGCCCGCGCATCCTCAAGCTGATGAAGCGCCCGGGTAACGTCGACAAGACACTGGAGCGCGTGCAGAACTGGCGTCGTCAGGTGCCCGATCTCACCATCCGCAGCACGTTCATCGTGGGCTTCCCCGGCGAGACCGATCAGGAGTTCCAGGAACTGCTCGGCTTCCTGCGTGAGGCCGAACTCGATCGCGTGGGCGCGTTTGCGTATTCGCCGGTCGACGGCGCCAGGGCCAATGATCTGCCGGGTCAGATCGACGAAGAACTCAAGGAAGACCGCCTCGAGCAGTTCATGGCGGTGCAGGCCGAGATTTCCGCCGCCAAGCTGCAGCGCAAGGTGGGCAGGACGATCAAGGTGCTGGTGGACGAAATCGATACCGATGGCGCCTGGGGGCGTTCCAGCGCCGATGCGCCGGAAATCGACGGTGCCGTGCGTATCGACGACGGCCAGCTGCTGAAGCCTGGCCAGTTCGTTGACGTCGTCGTCGAAGAAGCCGACGCCCACGACCTCTACGGTCGTCTGGCTTAA
- a CDS encoding SOS response-associated peptidase, producing MCGRYATFGPVSLSREGRDVLDRLELDIVSEIDLRDDQFNIAPTQKALVIASGKDGYAGRACQWGLVPSWAKDMKIGSRMINARAEGLIKGTTKAYTGAFKKRRCLVPASGYFEWKGEAGAKQPYFIHDPAGHLLMFAGLWEAWRSSPAEQWVRTFAIVTGEPGKVSGDIHDRQPVILPPDLWRVWVEGAPGEASATLTAAPEADLVYHPVPKAVGSPRNNRPELVEPIAL from the coding sequence ATGTGCGGACGCTACGCCACCTTCGGACCCGTCTCCCTGAGCCGCGAGGGCAGGGATGTGCTCGACAGGCTCGAGCTGGACATCGTCAGCGAGATCGACTTGCGGGACGACCAGTTCAACATCGCGCCGACCCAGAAAGCGCTGGTCATCGCTAGTGGCAAGGACGGCTACGCCGGCAGGGCGTGCCAGTGGGGCCTGGTCCCATCCTGGGCGAAAGACATGAAGATCGGGTCGCGGATGATCAACGCCCGGGCCGAGGGCCTGATCAAGGGGACGACGAAGGCATACACCGGGGCATTCAAGAAGCGGCGCTGCCTGGTCCCGGCATCCGGATATTTCGAGTGGAAAGGCGAGGCCGGCGCCAAGCAGCCGTATTTCATTCACGACCCCGCTGGCCATCTGCTCATGTTCGCGGGCCTCTGGGAGGCTTGGCGGTCGTCGCCGGCCGAGCAGTGGGTGCGCACCTTCGCCATCGTCACCGGCGAGCCTGGCAAGGTCTCCGGGGACATCCATGACCGGCAGCCTGTGATCCTCCCGCCCGACCTTTGGCGGGTGTGGGTCGAGGGCGCGCCGGGCGAGGCGAGTGCAACACTGACGGCGGCCCCGGAGGCCGACCTCGTTTACCACCCTGTGCCGAAGGCCGTGGGGTCGCCAAGGAACAATAGACCGGAACTGGTCGAGCCGATCGCGCTGTAG
- a CDS encoding response regulator — protein sequence MPLKVILADDHPLVLVGGRLALENAHIEVVGAAKAADELLAMLADRECDVVITDFLMPSDRQDDGFPLLEAIAKDYPHIALIVLTMINRPAALQSMLSRGARGIVDKRAPMDELATAARAVSDGETYLSETLLDILNEADESSVAMPGAPLSPRETEVIRAFVNGMSLQQIADREGKSVKTISRQKRDAMRKLGVDHDSLLGDYVRDHGLS from the coding sequence ATGCCACTCAAGGTCATTCTGGCAGACGATCACCCCCTCGTTCTCGTTGGCGGGCGGCTTGCGCTCGAGAATGCGCATATCGAAGTGGTCGGTGCGGCGAAGGCGGCCGACGAACTTCTGGCCATGCTCGCCGACCGCGAATGTGACGTCGTAATTACGGATTTTCTCATGCCGAGCGATCGGCAGGACGACGGATTCCCCCTTCTCGAAGCGATCGCCAAGGATTATCCGCATATCGCGCTGATCGTCCTGACCATGATCAACCGCCCCGCCGCTCTTCAGTCGATGCTCTCACGCGGCGCACGCGGCATCGTCGACAAACGTGCCCCGATGGACGAGCTGGCCACGGCCGCACGTGCGGTCTCCGACGGCGAAACCTACCTCAGCGAAACCCTGCTCGACATCCTCAACGAGGCCGACGAGAGTTCGGTCGCCATGCCGGGTGCGCCGTTGTCACCCCGCGAGACGGAAGTCATCCGCGCCTTCGTCAACGGCATGTCGCTTCAGCAGATCGCCGACCGCGAAGGCAAGTCGGTCAAGACGATCAGCCGCCAGAAGCGGGATGCCATGCGCAAGCTGGGCGTCGATCACGACAGCCTGCTCGGCGACTACGTGCGGGATCACGGACTGAGCTGA
- a CDS encoding DUF3025 domain-containing protein, with translation MRYVAPTRHSLDRSVFASPPLSAWGDYTSLLDGDTWPGTAPLNALLPPGSDVRFATQDKALLDDGLHYEERIARKGAIATRAENWHDLFNALIWLRYPALKRALNARQMDEIARMGPRERSRPQCALTHFDEAGMIVSLRDPAMLRAWDAHDWSTLFWTHREAWLRGEASVEVFGHALLEHALTPEKLLVGKALVVMDGRDARAVCAEAIHSGAVLNDPQELRPLPVSGVPGWHADTGEASFYTTAPCFQPLRAGRVYPPPL, from the coding sequence ATGCGTTACGTGGCACCGACGCGGCATTCGCTCGATCGGAGCGTGTTCGCGTCGCCGCCGCTTTCCGCCTGGGGCGATTACACGTCGCTCCTCGACGGCGATACGTGGCCCGGTACCGCGCCGCTGAACGCCTTGCTCCCGCCCGGTTCCGACGTGCGCTTCGCCACGCAGGACAAGGCCCTGCTCGACGACGGACTGCACTACGAAGAGCGCATCGCCCGCAAAGGCGCGATAGCCACGCGTGCCGAGAACTGGCACGACCTGTTCAACGCGCTCATCTGGCTGCGCTACCCGGCGCTGAAACGTGCACTCAACGCGCGCCAGATGGATGAGATCGCGCGCATGGGACCGCGGGAGCGCTCACGTCCGCAGTGCGCGCTGACGCATTTCGACGAGGCGGGGATGATCGTTTCGCTGCGCGATCCGGCCATGCTGCGCGCCTGGGATGCACACGACTGGTCGACGCTGTTCTGGACGCATCGCGAGGCCTGGCTGCGCGGCGAAGCGAGCGTCGAGGTGTTCGGCCATGCGCTGCTCGAGCATGCCCTGACGCCGGAGAAGCTGCTGGTGGGGAAGGCGTTGGTCGTCATGGACGGGCGCGATGCGCGTGCCGTCTGCGCCGAGGCGATTCACAGCGGTGCCGTTCTCAACGATCCGCAGGAACTTCGGCCGTTGCCGGTGTCCGGCGTGCCGGGCTGGCACGCGGATACGGGGGAGGCGTCGTTCTACACTACGGCGCCGTGTTTCCAGCCGCTGCGCGCGGGGCGGGTCTACCCGCCACCGCTTTAG
- a CDS encoding phage portal protein, translating to MAKRKRPNPRFTSALPPTAPAADGGRFETFTFGEPEMIDRASLMEYSDLVNNGRWYEPPINPRGLANMMGVAPHHASAIYVKRNLLVASFQETSFLSTHEFAAFATDYMVFANAYLEEVPALSGRLLKLKRSPAMQTRVGVDPGAFYFVPESGIEHAFDVGKVVHLHDTDVKQEIYGVPEYMSALHSAQLNRSATLFRRKYYDNGSHAGFILYLTDAAANTQDIDSLREALRNSKGPGNFRNLFFYAPGGKKDGMQMIPVSEVAAKDDFAAIKNVSRDDILAAHRVPPQILGVVPTNAGGFGDVEKATKVCYANEIVPIQKRMLALNAQLGAEAFKFQDPGADVA from the coding sequence ATGGCCAAGCGCAAGCGTCCCAATCCGCGATTTACGTCCGCGCTGCCGCCGACCGCGCCGGCGGCCGATGGCGGCCGCTTCGAGACGTTCACCTTCGGCGAGCCGGAGATGATCGACCGGGCCAGCCTGATGGAGTACTCCGACCTGGTGAACAACGGTCGCTGGTACGAGCCGCCGATCAACCCGCGCGGGTTGGCGAACATGATGGGCGTGGCGCCACACCATGCGTCGGCGATCTACGTCAAGCGCAATCTGCTGGTGGCCTCGTTCCAGGAGACCTCGTTCCTGTCGACGCACGAATTCGCCGCGTTTGCGACGGATTACATGGTCTTCGCCAATGCCTACCTCGAGGAGGTGCCGGCACTGTCAGGCCGCCTGCTCAAGCTCAAGCGTAGCCCGGCAATGCAGACGCGAGTGGGCGTGGATCCCGGCGCTTTCTACTTTGTGCCCGAATCCGGGATTGAGCACGCCTTCGACGTAGGCAAGGTGGTGCACCTGCACGATACCGACGTGAAGCAGGAAATCTACGGCGTGCCCGAGTACATGAGCGCGTTGCATTCGGCCCAGCTCAACCGCTCCGCGACGCTGTTCCGTCGCAAGTACTACGACAACGGCTCCCATGCAGGATTTATCCTGTACCTGACCGATGCCGCAGCGAACACGCAGGACATTGACAGCCTGCGCGAGGCGCTGCGCAACTCGAAGGGTCCGGGCAATTTCCGTAACCTGTTCTTCTACGCGCCGGGCGGCAAAAAAGACGGCATGCAGATGATTCCGGTGAGCGAGGTCGCGGCCAAGGACGACTTCGCGGCCATCAAGAACGTCAGCCGCGACGACATTCTGGCGGCCCACCGCGTGCCGCCTCAGATCCTTGGTGTGGTGCCGACGAACGCCGGCGGCTTCGGTGATGTGGAGAAGGCGACGAAGGTGTGTTATGCCAACGAAATCGTCCCGATCCAGAAACGCATGCTCGCGTTAAATGCCCAGCTCGGCGCGGAGGCCTTCAAGTTTCAAGATCCGGGTGCGGATGTCGCCTGA